In the Paralichthys olivaceus isolate ysfri-2021 chromosome 15, ASM2471397v2, whole genome shotgun sequence genome, one interval contains:
- the b3gat1b gene encoding galactosylgalactosylxylosylprotein 3-beta-glucuronosyltransferase 1 yields MPKRRDIVAIVLIVLPWTLLITVWHQSNITPLLAARNDDRRDGRSNSRNTFAFKESCSLQNRDIVEVVRTEYVYSRPPPWSDFLPTIHVITPTYSRPVQKAELTRLANTLLHVPNLHWILVEDSQRRTPLVSRLLLETGLNYTHLNVETPRNYKVRGDTRDPRIPRGTIQRNLALRWLRETFSVNNSLSGIVYFADDDNTYSLELFDEMRSTRKVSVWPVAFVGGLRYESPKVNSLGKVYGWKTVFDPHRPFAIDMAGFAVNLRLILSKPQAYFKLRGVKGGYQESSLLKELVTLGDLEPKAANCTKVLVWHTRTEKPVLVNEGKKGFTDSNVEI; encoded by the exons ATGCCGAAGAGACGTGACATTGTCGCAATTGTGTTGATCGTGTTGCCTTGGACTCTGCTCATTACTGTGTGGCACCAGAGCAACATCACTCCTCTGCTCGCCGCTCGAAACG ATGACAGACGAGACGGTCGCTCCAACTCCAGGAATACTTTTGCTTTCAAGGAGTCCTGCTCTCTGCAGAACCGGGACATTGTGGAGGTGGTGCGCACCGAGTACGTCTACAGTCGACCTCCCCCCTGGTCCGACTTCCTGCCCACGATCCACGTCATCACTCCCACTTACAGCCGGCCGGTGCAGAAGGCGGAGCTGACACGTCTGGCCAACACCTTGCTCCACGTGCCCAACCTGCACTGGATCCTGGTGGAGGACTCTCAGAGGAGGACCCCTCTGGTCAGCCGTCTCCTCCTAGAGACAGGACTGAACTACACCCACCTCAACGTTGAGACGCCCAGGAACTACAAGGTACGTGGGGACACGAGGGACCCCAGAATACCACGTGGCACCATACAGAGGAACCTGGCCCTGCGGTGGCTCCGGGAGACCTTCAGCGTAAATAACAGCCTGTCTGGGATTGTCTACTTTGCAGATGATGACAACACGTACAGTCTGGAGCTGTTTGATGAG ATGCGTTCCACCCGTAAGGTGTCGGTGTGGCCCGTGGCTTTTGTGGGCGGCCTTCGGTATGAGTCCCCTAAAGTGAACTCTTTGGGCAAGGTTTACGGCTGGAAGACTGTATTCGACCCTCACCGGCCCTTCGCCATCGACATGGCCGGGTTCGCGGTGAACCTGCGCCTCATTCTGTCCAAACCTCAGGCTTATTTCAAGTTACGCGGGGTGAAGGGAGGATACCAGGAGAGCAGTTTATTAAAGGAGCTGGTGACTCTCGGCGACTTGGAGCCTAAAGCCGCAAACTGCACTAAA GTATTAGTATGGCACACGCGGACAGAGAAGCCTGTGCTGGTAAATGAGGGCAAGAAAGGATTTACAGACTCTAACGTGGAGATATGA
- the LOC109628303 gene encoding beta-galactosidase-1-like protein 2, whose protein sequence is MRCIRFLWQCRVTPTRRCITPPSCVHLCSDAAVNLTLLPLSMSNTMVALRITNVHKRKYALICLCVVGLIMYYRYLRVPAGGWRISRKMGLSANASQFTLGGQPFQIIGGSIHYFRVPRAYWRDRLTKMKACGINTLTTYVPWNLHQPERGAFNFHTQLDLVAYISLAAELELWVILRPGPYISSELDLGGLPSWLLQDDSMRLRTTYPGFTQAVNTFFDKLIPKVVPLQFKKGGPIIAVQVENEYGSYAKDESYMLFIKEALQSRGISELLLTSDNRNALKSGGVVGAIRSVKLQKLSQRDIQDLNAIQPNSPAIVMDYWTGWYDWWGDLHHVLPPEDMVSTIREILRRGMSVNLYMFHGGSSFGFMSGALADPSYKALVPSYDYDAPLSEAGEYTPKYHLLRDLLHRFNRGESFPDLPTLHYREAYEPAIMYQHLSLWDALSFTEGPFKSAGPVNMESLPVNNGNGQSFGYTLYETTITSGGFLRSEDNVRDRALVFVDRNYIGLFKRQHVELAVPDGKEQRTLSLLVENCGRVHQGRDLDKQHKGLLGDILLNNIPLRDFTIYSLDMKPSFIDSLYQAPWKSLPENPSFPGFFMGRMFAYGYPSDTFVKLPGWEKGVVFINGLNLGRYWSIGPQQGLYLPSPFLNSGINQVIVFEEQEGDYKVQFEDTPDLGMAADIQ, encoded by the exons ATGAGGTGTATCAGATTTCTATGGCAGTGCAGGGTCACTCCCACGAGGCGGTGCATCACGCCTCCATCATGCGTTCATCTGTGCTCAGATGCTGCTGTAAACTTAACCCTGCTGCCACTGTCCATGTCAAACACCATGGTTGCCCTGAGGATAACGAATGTGCACAAACGGAAATATGCACTTATCTGTCTGTGCGTTGTTGGACTCATCATGTACTACAGATACCTCAG AGTGCCAGCAGGGGGATGGAGGATAAGCAGGAAAATGGGCTTGAGCGCCAACGCCTCGCAGTTCACCCTGGGGGGACAGCCCTTCCAGATCATCGGGGGATCCATCCACTATTTCCGTGTGCCCAGGGCCTACTGGAGGGACCGGCTGACGAAAATGAAGGCCTGTGGCATCAACACACTCACTAC GTATGTGCCATGGAATCTGCACCAACCAGAGAGAGGAGCCTTCAACTTCCACACACAGCTGGATTTGGT AGCCTACATCAGTCTTGCTGCTGAATTGGAATTGTGGGTAATTTTACGTCCAGGGCCGTACATTTCCTCAGAGCTGGACCTTGGAGGACTGCCGAG CTGGCTGCTCCAAGACGACAGCATGAGACTGAGGACCACTTACCCAGGCTTCACTCAGGCTGTCAACACTTTCTTTGACAAACTTATACCAAAAGTGGTTCCACTGCag TTTAAGAAAGGAGGTCCCATTATCGCAGTGCAGGTGGAAAATGAGTATGGATCCTATGCAAAGGATGAAAGTTACATGCTTTTCATCAAAGAG gctTTACAGTCCAGAGGGATCAGCGAGCTCCTACTTACGTCAGACAACCGCAATGCATTGAAGTCGGGGGGTGTTGTtggag CCATCAGATCAGTGAAGCTACAGAAGCTAAGTCAAAGAGACATCCAGGATCTGAATGCTATCCAG CCCAACAGCCCTGCTATCGTCATGGACTATTGGACTGGCTGGTATGACTGGTGGGGTGACCTCCACCATGTGCTTCCTCCGGAGG ACATGGTGTCCACCATCAGGGAAATCCTGAGACGAGGCATGTCGGTCAACCTCTACATGTTCCATGGAGGATCCAGCTTTGGCTTCATGAGCGGAGCACTCGCTGATCCGTCCTACAAAGCACTGGTCCCCAGCTATG ATTATGATGCTCCCTTGTCTGAAGCTGGGGAGTACACTCCAAAGTATCATCTCCTTAGAGATCTACTTCATCGCTTCAACA GAGGGGAGAGTTTCCCTGACCTGCCAACCCTGCATTACAGAGAGGCTTATGAACCAGCTATCATGTACCAGCACCTGTCATTATGGGATGCTCTGAGCTTCACTGAGGGA CCATTTAAGTCAGCCGGGCCAGTAAACATGGAGAGTCTCCCTGTGAACAACGGGAACGGCCAGTCGTTTGGGTACACGCTGTATGAGACCACCATCACCAGTGGAGGATTCTTGAGGTCTGAAGACAACGTCCGAGACCGAGCATTA GTGTTCGTTGACAGAAACTACATTGGCCTTTTCAAGCGCCAGCACGTGGAGCTGGCGGTTCCTGATGGTAAG GAGCAGCGTACCCTGAGTTTACTGGTGGAGAACTGTGGACGAGTTCACCAGGGAAGGGACCTTGACAAACAACATAAAG GCCTTCTGGgagacattttattaaacaataTCCCCTTGCGGGATTTTACAATATACAGTCTGGATATGAAACCCAGCTTTATTGATAG TCTTTATCAGGCACCATGGAAATCTCTTCCTGAAAATCCCAGTTTCCCTGGATTTTTCATGGGGAGGATGTTTGCATACGGGTATCCCAGTGACACTTTTGTGAAGCTGCCA GGCTGGGAGAAAGGTGTTGTGTTTATCAATGGGCTGAATCTTGGCCGATACTGGTCCATTGGACCCCAGCAGGGTCTCTACCTCCCCAGTCCCTTTCTCAACAGTGGAATCAACCAG GTCATTGTGTTTGAGGAGCAAGAGGGAGACTACAAGGTCCAATTTGAGGACACACCTGATCTTGGCATGGCAGCAGACATCCAGTGA